In a single window of the Portunus trituberculatus isolate SZX2019 chromosome 1, ASM1759143v1, whole genome shotgun sequence genome:
- the LOC123500508 gene encoding delta-1-pyrroline-5-carboxylate dehydrogenase, mitochondrial-like, whose amino-acid sequence MYQLAISCERGRMLAPLRNTLISTLRRLPVRSASTTIIQDDHINDFTVENEPLLGYLPGSQERSELEVAIGKYEGTPADVPIMIGDKEYRTDLVRQQVMPHCHSHSIAQFYYATPELVQKAIDVAVAARPAWERVPLSQKFDMWLKAADLMAGKYRQALNATTMLGQSKTVIQAEIDSAAELVDFLRFNALYAKEGMKWQPRSPEPTATVNKLRLRGMEGFVAAVSPFNFTAIGGNLAYTPAMMGNTVLWKPSDTAILSNYTIYQIMREAGVPGEAVSFIPADGPVFGDAITASPHLAAINFTGSVPTFQRLWGQVGNNLAKYRSFPKLVGECGGKNYHLIHPSADPESAANGTVRSAFEYCGQKCSACSRAYIPESLWPEIKQRIVSTLQTLKTGDPRQFDSFMGAVIDAAAFKRISGYVQHAKTSPNLTVVAGGKCDDSVGYFVEPTVVVTTDPQDRIMTEEIFGPVLTVYVYPDAAVDDMIALANDSTPYALTGAIFASDRAWLTKAADALKDSAGNFYINDKSTGSVVAQQPFGGARMSGTNDKAGGVHYALKWTSPQAVKETMVPLKDVKYPYMG is encoded by the exons ATGTATCAGTTGGCCATCAGCTGTGAGAGAGGCAGGATGTTGGCGCCACTGAGGAACACACTTATTTCCACCCTTAGACG GTTGCCAGTTAGGAGCGCGTCCACCACCATTATTCAAGATGACCACATTAACGACTTCACCGTGGAGAATGAGCCACtactgg GGTATCTTCCGGGCAGCCAGGAGCGATCGGAACTGGAGGTGGCCATCGGCAAATATGAAGGGACCCCAGCTGACGTCCCCATCATGATCGGCGACAAGGAGTATCGGACTGACCTGGTTCGGCAACAGGTCATGCCTCACTGCCACTCACACAG CATCGCACAATTTTACTACGCCACCCCAGAGTTGGTGCAGAAGGCCATCGACGTAGCGGTGGCGGCCAGACCTGCCTGGGAACGCGTGCCTCTCTCGCAGAAATTTGACATGTGGctcaag GCCGCAGACTTGATGGCAGGGAAGTACCGGCAAGCCCTGAACGCCACTACCATGCTGGGCCAGAGTAAGACTGTCATACAAGCGGAAATCGACTCGGCAGCGGAACTTGTCGACTTCCTTCGCTTCAACGCACTGTACGCCAAGGAGGGGATGAAATGGCAACCCCGCAGCCCTGAACCCACAGCCACAGTGAATAAGTTGCGGCTACGAGGCATGGAAGGGTTTGTCGCAGCTGTTTCTCCCTTCAATTTTACGGCGATTGGAGGGAATTTAGCGTACACTCCTGCGATGATG ggCAACACAGTGCTGTGGAAGCCGTCCGACACAGCAATACTCAGCAACTACACCATCTACCAAATCATGCGAGAGGCGGGTGTCCCAGGGGAGGCTGTCAGCTTTATTCCTGCAGATGGGCCAGTGTTTGGAGACGCGATCACTGCTTCCCCTCACCTCGCTGCCATCAACTTCACTGGCTCTGTCcc AACATTCCAGCGTCTATGGGGACAAGTGGGGAACAACCTCGCCAAGTACCGCAGTTTCCCTAAGTTggtgggtgagtgtggtggcAAGAACTACCACCTCATCCACCCCTCCGCCGACCCTGAGTCCGCCGCCAATGGTACCGTGCGCTCCGCCTTCGAATACTGCGGCCAGAAGTGTTCCGCCTGCTCCAGAGCTTACATTCCAGAGTCGCTGTggcctgag ATCAAGCAGCGCATAGTGTCCACTCTACAGACGCTGAAGACAGGTGACCCTCGGCAGTTTGACTCATTCATGGGCGCAGTGATTGACGCAGCTGCCTTCAAGAGAATCAGTGGCTATGTGCAGCACGCCAAGACCTCGCCCAACCTCACTGTGGTGGCCGGCGGGAAGTGTGACGACAG cGTTGGGTACTTTGTGGAGccgacggtggtggtgacgacagACCCACAGGACCGCATCATGACGGAGGAGATCTTTGGGCCGGTGTTGACGGTGTATGTGTACCCTGATGCTGCGGTGGATGACATGATTGCCCTCGCTAACGACTCCACGCCCTACGCTCTCACTGGGGCCATATTTGctagtgacag AGCGTGGCTGACCAAGGCGGCCGATGCACTCAAGGACTCCGCTGGCAACTTCTACATCAATGACAAGTCGACAGGCTCAGTGGTGGCACAGCAGCCCTTCGGTGGTGCCAGGATGTCAg GCACCAATGACAAGGCAGGAGGGGTGCACTATGCTCTCAAGTGGACGTCGCCTCAAGCTGTGAAGGAAACCATGGTGCCGCTCAAAGACGTCAAATATCCTTACATGGGTTAA